In Xenopus tropicalis strain Nigerian chromosome 5, UCB_Xtro_10.0, whole genome shotgun sequence, one genomic interval encodes:
- the slc35f6 gene encoding uncharacterized protein LOC100135354, producing the protein MAWTSYQLLLAGMMLTTGSINTLSAKWADNFDAKGCKESQSHQFQHPFLQAVGMFLGELSCLAVFYLLTWRSRSSPVPTIEPSQPFNPLLFLPPALCDMTGTSIMYVALNMTSASSFQMLRGAVIIFTGLLSVAFLGRKLEWSQWLGIAVTIAGLVVVGLADLLSGPATGKNLSDIITGDLLIIMAQIIVSIQMVLEEKFVYKHNVHPLRAVGTEGLFGFVILSLLLIPFYYIPAGGLGNTERHVLEDSLDAFCQIGHQPLIILALLGNIISIAFFNFAGISVTKEISATTRMVLDSLRTIVIWVVSLALGWESFHALQILGFIVLLLGTALYNGLHKPLMCRRCREQSEETQGLLQGERAPINADC; encoded by the exons ATGGCCTGGACCTCGTACCAGCTGCTCCTGGCAGGGATGATGCTGACGACCGGCTCCATCAATACCCTCTCAGCtaa GTGGGCAGATAACTTTGATGCCAAAGGGTGCAAAGAGTCCCAGAGTCACCAGTTCCAGCACCCGTTCCTACAG GCGGTGGGCATGTTCCTGGGAGAACTTTCCTGCCTGGCAGTTTTCTACCTCCTGACCTGGAGGAGCAGAAGTTCCCCGGTTCCGACCATTGAACCCTCGCAGCCGTTTAACCCTTTGCTGTTCCTCCCACCCGCCCTGTGTGACATGACTGGGACCAGTATCATGTATGTGG CCCTGAACATGACCAGCGCCTCCAGCTTCCAGATGCTCCGAGGGGCAGTTATTATCTTCACGGGGCTCCTGTCCGTGGCCTTCCTGGGCCGCAAGCTGGAGTGGAGCCAATGGCTGGGCATCGCTGTCACCATAGCCGGCCTGGTGGTCGTGGGGTTGGCCGATCTCCTCAGTGGCCCCGCAACTGGGAAAAATCTCAGTGATATCATTACTG GGGACCTGCTGATCATTATGGCTCAGATCATCGTGTCCATTCAGATGGTTCTGGAGGAGAAGTTTGTCTACAAGCACAATGTGCACCCACTGCGGGCTGTTGGCACCGAGG GTCTCTTCGGCTTCGTTATCCTCTCGTTGCTGCTCATCCCGTTCTACTACATCCCGGCCGGGGGTCTCGGCAACACGGAGCGCCACGTACTGGAGGACTCCCTAGATGCCTTCTGCCAGATTGGCCACCAACCCCTCATCATCCTCGCCCTGCTGGGCAACATCATCAGCATCGCCTTCTTCAACTTCGCCGGCATCAGCGTCACCAAGGAGATCAGCGCCACCACCCGCATGGTCTTGGACAGTCTCAGAACCATCGTCATCTGGGTGGTGAGCCTGGCGCTGGGCTGGGAGAGCTTCCACGCTCTGCAGATCTTGGGGTTCATAGTCTTGTTGTTGGGGACCGCCCTGTACAACGGACTTCACAAGCCCCTAATGTGCCGGCGGTGCCGGGAGCAGAGCGAGGAGACTCAGGGGCTTCTGCAGGGGGAACGCGCCCCCATCAATGCCGACTGCTGA